One genomic window of Solanum dulcamara chromosome 12, daSolDulc1.2, whole genome shotgun sequence includes the following:
- the LOC129877101 gene encoding mannan endo-1,4-beta-mannosidase 2-like, translating into MVQSPMSRKLARNGGLFYPVIGFALFVTFLYLAFGDLWGFNFNREEIKLSFVERNGTQFFVDGKAFYINGWNSYWLMDHAVDYSNRPRIKGILQAGAKMGLTVCRTWAFNDGGYNALQISPGRFDERVFRALDHVIAEARKNGIRLMLSLVNNLHAFGGKTEYVKWAEKEGVALSSSNDSFFYDPTIRRYFKNYVKTVLTRRNIYTGMEYRDDPTIFAWELINEPRCMTDPSGDTLQDWIEEMSTFVKSIDRKHLLTVGLEGFYGRRSPKRSTGNPEFWAADLGSDFIRNSMLSTIDFASVHVYPDHWFHDKNFEEKLKFAAKWMLSHIEDGDKELRKPIMFTEFGLSNENEDFEPAQRDRFYKMVLDFIYKSAKRNRSGAGSFFWQFLVEGMELYNDDFGIIPWERPSTHQLITEQSCRLAREHGVLPTQMEHLKDFCASTRL; encoded by the exons ATGGTTCAATCACCTATGAGCAGAAAGCTAGCAAGAAATGGTGGCCTGTTTTATCCAGTCATTGGGTTTGCACTGTTTGTTACTTTTCTCTATTTGGCATTTGGAGACTTGTGGGGTTTCAATTTCAACAGAGAAGAAATAAAGCTAAGTTTTGTGGAGAGAAATGGAACTCAATTCTTTGTGGATGGTAAAGCTTTTTATATAAATGGGTGGAATTCTTACTGGTTAATGGACCATGCTGTGGATTATAGTAATAGGCCCAGGATTAAAGGGATTTTACAAGCTGGTGCTAAGATGGGACTCACTGTGTGTAGAACTTGGGCTTTTAATGATGGTGGATACAATGCTCTGCAGATTTCCCCTGGTAGATTTGATGAAAGAGTGTTTAGA GCATTGGATCATGTTATTGCAGAAGCCAGAAAGAATGGTATTAGGCTGATGCTTAGCTTGGTTAACAACCTGCATGCATTTGGGGGGAAGACCGAATATGTAAAGTGGGCAGAGAAGGAAGGTGTTGCTTTAAGCTCTTCCAACGATTCATTCTTCTATGACCCTACCATACGTCGTTATTTCAAGAATTATGTCAAG ACAGTGCTAACTAGGAGAAACATATACACTGGGATGGAGTATAGGGATGATCCAACTATCTTTGCATGGGAGTTAATAAACGAGCCTCGCTGCATGACCGATCCTTCTGGTGACACACTTCAA GACTGGATAGAAGAGATGTCAACATTTGTGAAGTCGATCGATAGGAAACATCTGCTTACGGTAGGCCTAGAAGGATTTTACGGTCGTAGAAGTCCCAAAAGATCAACTGGCAATCCAGAATTTTGGGCTGCTGATCTTGGATCAGATTTCATCCGCAACTCCATGCTCTCAACGATTGATTTTGCCTCTGTACATGTATATCCAGACCATtg GTTCCATGATAAAAATTtcgaagaaaaattaaaatttgctGCCAAATGGATGCTTTCTCACATAGAAGATGGTGACAAGGAACTGAGAAAACCGATCATGTTCACTGAATTCGGTTTGTCAAATGAGAACGAGGACTTTGAACCCGCTCAACGAGACAGATTCTACAAAATGGTTCTTGATTTCATATACAAGTCTGCAAAAAGAAACAGGTCGGGGGCAGGATCATTCTTCTGGCAGTTCTTGGTTGAAGGGATGGAACTGTATAATGATGATTTCGGAATTATTCCATGGGAGAGGCCTTCAACACATCAGCTTATTACTGAACAGTCGTGTAGGCTCGCTAGAGAACACGGAGTACTGCCTACACAAATGGAACATTTGAAGGATTTTTGTGCATCGACGAggttataa
- the LOC129875844 gene encoding uncharacterized protein LOC129875844 produces the protein MSTEWNESVYAKETLGKEVVRHIISPYFWNDTVQALKVDGPLVNVLRMVDGEKKPPIGYIYEAMDRAKESIEKAFNYDERKYMNVFKIIDARWTNQLHQPLHAAGHILNPGLYYKNNEMKTLTEEVWLGYHTCVERMILDKTLQDKIGDELGVYMKVDGLLGIKSAIRARTLRSPGEHFNI, from the coding sequence ATGTCCACTGAATGGAATGAAAGTGTCTATGCAAAGGAAACTCTTGGGAAAGAAGTTGTGAGACACATCATTAGTCCATATTTTTGGAATGACACTGTTCAAGCACTTAAAGTTGATGGTCCTTTAGTTAATGTACTTCGTATGGTGGATGGGGAGAAAAAACCACCAATTGGCTACATTTATGAAGCCATGGATAGGGCAAAAGAAAGTATTGAAAAGgcattcaattatgatgaaaggAAATATATGAATGTTTTCAAAATCATTGATGCAAGGTGGACGAATCAACTTCATCAACCTTTACATGCAGCAGGACATATTTTGAACCCGGGGctctattataaaaataatgagatGAAGACTTTAACTGAAGAAGTGTGGTTGGGATATCATACATGTGTTGAGAGGATGATCCTAGATAAAACTTTGCAAGACAAAATAGGGGATGAGCTTGGTGTGTACATGAAAGTTGATGGGCTACTTGGAATTAAGTCGGCCATTAGAGCTAGAACCTTAAGGTCACCAGGTGAGCATTTCAACATTTAA